A window of Hemiscyllium ocellatum isolate sHemOce1 chromosome 35, sHemOce1.pat.X.cur, whole genome shotgun sequence genomic DNA:
ttgtgagaaagagagatggggagggagggaaggttgcgagaaagagagatggggagggagggaaggttgagagagagagacagatggagagggAAGGAAtgctgcgagagagagagagagatggggaaggggagagttcgatagagagagagagagagatggggggagagaggaaagggtgctagagagagagagaggggggagggagggaaggttgagagagagataggaagggaagagagagaattggagggtttgatgtTCGAGTTAGAAATGGGGGGTTTGATGGTTGAGGGAGAAATGGGGTTGGAGGAAGGTTGAGAACGaaatggaagtgaggggggggaTGTTCGAGACAGAAATGGAAATGGGGGGGGGAAATGGTCGAGAGActtggaaggagggaggggaaggtcgaaagagagagatggaggaggggGTTAAATGGGACAAGAGGAGGTGGGGGCAAGGAGAGGGCAGAGGGAAGGAGGTGAGCAAAGACCTGCATCTCTGTTGACCTTTTGTTTCGTCGCTTCTCACGAAGGGCTAGGGGGTTTAGGATGGGGGAGTTGGGATTGGAGGGGTTGGCATTGGGATTAGGAGggttgggattgggattgggggattggggttggggagttgggattgggattggggaTTGAGATTGCAGGGGATTGGGGTTCAGGGAGTTGGGATTGTGATTGGGGTTGGGTGGGCTGGGGGAgttgggattgggattggggtgttgggattggggttgggggtTTGGGATGCGGGTTTTGGGATtgggggtgttggggttggggggattgggatgggggtgttgggattggggttggggggTTTAAGATGGGGGAGCTGGGATTGGAGTGGTTGGAATTGGAGTGGTTGGGATGGGGGATTGGGAGGGTTGGAGTTGGGATGGGGGATTGGGATTGGgggattggggttggggggaTTGGGATTGGGGATTGAGATTGCAGGGGATTGGGGTTCAGGGAGTTGGGATTGTGATTGGGGTTGGGTGGGCTGGGGGAGTTGGgattgggaatggggttgggtGGGATGGGGGTGTTGAGATTGGGGTTGGGGGGTTTGGGATGCGGGTTTTGGGATtgggggtgttggggttggggggttTGGGATGGGGGCATTGGGGTTGGGGGGTTTGAGATGGGGGAGTTGGGATTGGAGTGGTTGGAATTGGAATGGTTGGGATGGGGGATTGGGATTGGGGGATTTGGAATTGGGGTTGGGCTTGGGTGGGATGGGGTgttgggattgggattggggaTGAGAATGTTGGGATTGGAATTGGGGTTGGGGGGTTTGAGATGGGAGTgttgggattggggttgggggggtttgAGATGGGGGAGTTGGGATTGAGGTGGTTGGGATTGGAGTGGTTGGGATGGGGGTTGGAgttgggattgggattgggggGGATTGAGATTGCAGGTTGGGTGGGATGGGGGCGGGTTGGGATTGTGGGGGGCCGTGGACACTGCACGAAGGTGCTATGCGAATGCAGGTCGCTGTGCATCCTGCACGGTGAGCGGCTTTGGCGACGGCAGTGCTaacctccccctcctctctctctctctttctgcccacccgcccccaccccctggcAGTGCCAACCACCTTGAGCCTGGACCCGGACAGCGCCCACCCGAGCCTGGAGGTGACAGCGGACGGCAACACGGTGCGCCTTTTGGAGCAGCGTCCCCCGCAGTCAGTGTGCAGCCGCCTGGCCCTGGAGCCGTGCGTGCTGGCAGCACAGGGCTTCAGCGGGGGCTGCCACtactgggaggtggaggtggcTGGCGAGGGCTGGGCCCTGGGCGTGGGCAGCCGCACCGCACTGGAGCGGGGCCGCCTGGCCCTGGCGCCCCAGGCCGGCAACTGGCCGCTCACCTTCCGCGGCGGGACGTACGAGTGCTTCTACCCGCTGCACACGCTGGTGGCCGACGGCAAGCCGCAGCGCCTCGGCGTCTTCCTCAACCTGGAGCGGGGCTACCTGTCCTTCTACGACGCGCGGGACATGTCGCACATCTTCACCGTGCCCAGCAAGAGCTCCGAGCGCCTCTACCCCTGCTTCGTGCCGCCCTCGTCCGGGGAATCCTTGAGCATCGCCCGCTCCGAGTGCTGGGAGGACCCGGGCAGGACATGAAGGGAAGGAGGAGCAGGTGGAGAGGGGAGCGTGGGGAGCTGAGGACCCATGGTCATCCCCCTCCgctggggaggggtgagggggagggggggaaaggcCAGCTGCTGCTCActggaaattctggaaaatggacactttttgtctctccctctatgtctctctctcactctgtgtcctctctctctctttctctccctttgtcaTGCTGCATTGTAAGGGCGAACACTATGGATTAAACATCAACAGATAACGTATAAATAAAAGTACCGACAAATACAGAGAGAGGTAGACAGGGAAAGAGACACAGATGAAGGGATGGATGCAGAGAGGAAGGAAGGAGATAGGGCAAACAATAGAGAgatcgacagagagaggggggaacagagatggAAGGGGGGTGACCTCTAtccctttccctccctctgtgtgtgtctctctctctatctccttcctcgttatctctccctctctgtctctccctctgcctctctctaactccttcctgtctcgccctctctctcttcccctctctatctcccactctctatctccttcctccctctctgtctctatccctttgttccctttcttctctctggcTCCTTCCATAGTCCCCTCTattactccctctctctttttccctatTTCCTCACCCAGCTTCCGCCTACCTGCGTCCTTCCTCTCTGCATCCATCCCTTCATCTATGTCTCTTtccctgtccacctctctctgtatTTGTCGATACTTTTATTTGTGCGTTATCTGTTGATGTTTAACTTGTAGCGTTCACCCTTGCAATGCAGCtgcttattaaaaaaaaagcaaaacactgtggTTGcagtaatctgaaaaaaaaatcatgaagttAACGGTACTAATCCAGTGTGAATTTCAGGTCTGAATAGTCAttccagactcaaaacgttagttGCTTTCTCTCTAGAacggctgccagacctgctgagtttctccagcatttccagtGTTTATTGTAGTGGCTGTTTAATCTAGCTATTTATTtaactgtgtgtctgtctctccctcacggTCTGGGTGCTGATCTCTTGAGTTCCGAAAAAGTCATACTGGGCACCAAAAGATTTATTCTTTCAACAAATCCTGCCAGACTGCGGAATTTCTCCAGAGCACTctgtttttcagatttccagcatccgcaccaTTTCACCTTTATTTATTTTGGACCTGTGTATCTCGACTCTCTCTGTTTATCGACCTACTGGTACCGGTCTCTATCACTGTGACTGTCTGTTTGCATTTTTCTCTGTGCTTCTATCTCAATCTGCATCTGCATATGGTGAAATCTTGCAGACAGCGTGAACGACTCCTCACTTCCTGTGATGCGTTGTTCTTTTCTCTCTGCCTTGCCCTTTGAGTTTTTATGTGTGTGGTTGTATCAACCCTGTGAGCTGCATGTGTGACTCTTACAAAATCGACAGCAAAACAATTTTTTTCTCTGCCAGCAGTTGGCAGAATCCGATAGGGAGGCCCTCACTTTCCCCGTTTCCCCTCTTAGCTCCATAACCTGCCTCTGCCACTGGTTCCCAAGCCCACCCCCCCCTTGATCACAGGTCCTCTTCCCATAATCCTCTCTTTCCCTCGCTCTCTTCCTCTgctcttctctcattctttctctaTCCCCATTGgttcttctgtttttctttctccacCTCCCCTTGCTGCTCTCTCTTTCTAACCCCTACTCCTCTCCTTCCCACCCCCGCGACCCTCTCTATGactggtggtgctggctcaaagggcagaatggcctactcctgcacctattgtcgattatctctctgctccctgtgCCCCTCTTTAACTTTCCCTTctctttgcccctctctctctcccaccctgtgATCCTCTCTGTCgctcccctctctttgcccctctctctctcccacccctgtGATCCTCTCTGTCgctcccctctctttgcccctctctctctcccaccctgtgATCCTCTCTGTCgctcccctctctttgcccctctctctctcccacccctgtGATCCTCTCTGTCgctcccctctctttgcccctctctctctcccacccctgtGATCCTCTCTGTCGCTCCACTctctttgcccctctctctctcccaccctgtgATCCTCTCTGTCgctcccctctctttgcccctctctctctcccacccctgtGATCCTCTCTGTCgctcccctctctttgcccctctctctctgccaccctgTGATCCTCTCTGTCgctcccctctctttgcccctctctctctcccacccctgtGATCCTCTCTGTCgctcccctctctttgcccctctctctctcccaccctgtgATCCTCTCTGTCgctcccctctctttgcccctctctctctcccacccctgtGATCCTCTCTGTCgctcccctctctttgcccctctctctctgccacccctGTGATCCTCTCTGTCgctcccctctctttgcccctctctctctcccaccctgtgATCCTCTCTGTCgctcccctctctttgcccctctctctctcccacccctgtGATCCTCTCTGTCGCTCCACTctctttgcccctctctctctcccaccctgtgATCCTCTCTGTCgctcccctctctttgcccctctctctctcccacccctgtGATCCTCTCTGTCgctcccctctctttgcccctctctctctgccaccctgTGATCCTCTCTGTCgctcccctctctttgcccctctctctctcccacccctgtGATCCTCTCTGTCgctcccctctctttgcccctctctctctcccaccctgtgATCCTCTCTGTCgctcccctctctttgcccctctctctctcccacccctgtGATCCTCTCTGTCgctcccctctctttgcccctctctctctgccacccctGTGATCCTCTCTGTCgctcccctctctttgcccctctctctctcccaccctgtgATCCTCTCTGTCgctcccctctctttgcccctctctctctcccaccctgtgATCCTCTCTGTCgctcccctctctttgcccctctctctctcccacccctgtGATCCTCTCTGTCgctcccctctctttgcccctctctctcccaccctgtgATCCTCTCTGTCgctcccctctctttgcccctctctctctgccaccctgTGATCCTCTCTGTCgctcccctctctttgcccctctctctctcccacccctgtGATCCTCTCTGTCgctcccctctctttgcccctctctctcccaccctgtgATCCTCTCTGTCgctcccctctctttgcccctctctctctcccacccctgtGATCCTCTCTGTCgctcccctctctttgcccctctctctctgccaccctgTGATCCTCTCTGTCgctcccctctctttgcccctctctctctcccacccctgtGATCCTCTCTGTCgctcccctctctttgcccctctctctctgccaccctgTGATCCTCTCTGTCgctcccctctctttgcccctctctctctgccaccctgTGATCCTCTCTGTCgctcccctctctttgcccctctctctctcccacccctgcGATCCTCTCTATCACTCTCCTCTCTTTGTCCATCTCTCTATTCCACCATCCCATcccccttttttttccctctctcccttgctctTTCCCTTCCTCCTCTGTTTTTACCCCACTTTCTCGTTCAATCTTTCCCTTGTTTcatctctcactttctctgtccccactccactctccctctctcttcccctgcatcttgccctctctctgtctctctatcctcCTCCACTCCTCCCTCTAACTTTATTGCCTCCCTTGGTTACTATCTTTGccatctttcactctctctctgtcttcctccaccctcttctctcctCATGGTGTGCCTTAATCTTTACCCTCTATCCCTCTCCATCTCCTCTTCGCTACCGGCTTCTGTGCTCCCTGCCTTTTGCTGAACTCTTCCTTTTCCACTCCCTCGCagcattctctttctttctccctctctctctctctctccttttccctccCATCCTCTGTCTCAAGCCTCCCCTCCACCAGTGTGTGTCCACTGCACACCCCTTCCATCTCAACGGTCAGTCAGGTCAAATTACTCATGAAAACACTGATTTACAGAACAGCtggtgaatgaatgaaaactgtGTGGTTAGACTCCATTTTGTTCAAAGAATGTAACTGTCCCAGTCCAACCATTAACCCTGGGAATTTTTACTGGAAATCATGGGTTAAAACGTACATAAAAGTTTACTTCCTGGGTCGATTTTACAAATGTATAAATTAAATAAAGGTGATACATGCCAAAACTTTTGTGCCAGGTCTTTTATTTAAGTGCCTTTTATTCAAAGTGTCACCTATGGGTTACATTCAAAGTTGATATCCGTGAGAATATTTGCGGGtggtcacagtggctcagtggttagcctcacagtgccagggtcccagcctggggtaactgtgtggagtttgcacattctccccgtgtctgcgtgggtttcctccgggtgctccgatccccccccccccacaatccaaagatgtacaggttagggtgaattggccgtcctaaattgtccacagtgtttgggaatgtacaggttgggtgcattagtcaggggttaaatgtggggggaatggatctgggtgggttactctgcggagggtcagtgtggacttgtttgggccgaagggcctgtttccaccctatagggattcaatgataatTGAGCACATTAACCAGGCTGACAGTTGCTTCTTTAATTCATTCTCGGGATGAGGACACCGCTGGTTCGGTcctcatttattgtccatttcccccacccccccaccaagagtcaaccacattgatgtgggtcagtcaagagtcaaccacattgatgtgggtctggagtcacatgtaggccagactaggtaaggatggcagttcccttctctaaagggcatttacggagcagatggattttttttatccCTACAATGGATTCagggtcaccattagactcttaattccaaaatgttcctactgaattcaaattccactagctGTGGGTTTTGAAGCCAGGTCTCGAGCACGCTATCTGGgtgaacagtccagcaataatactacaAGTCTGTTGCCTCCCTTCGTAATCATTGACTGCCCCACTACTTGAGGGTATCACACACACTCGGGGCAGTGGGTTTCTGCCATTGGCGTGAACAGGCCGATTCCCGACCCGCAGGTCTGTGAGCCAACTATGGGGGCAGGACGTCCCCCACAGACAGCTGGATTTACTTATCTCCCATCTCGGTCACTGCTGTGCCCAGTGGGGAGAGTAAACAAAATTTGGAAGGGAAAATACACTTCAGCCAACCAGTGTCCAGTCTGTCGTAGGTTGATCCATGCAGGAGGTTGTGTCTGAATGCTGAAAGAACCCAAGGTGGGCTTCCACTTCCTTGACACGCAGTCCAGGTCACACTGGAGTTCAGAGGAGTGATAACCAAAACTGCTCGGTACAGCTAGTTCGTCTGGAACGCAGTAGTTGCATTCCCATGCCACGTCACGCTTTGGAAAATCACACAATGTAAATAATGGGCCTATGGGAGAAACAATTAGGTGCAAACCACCAAAAATATcagttaaaaatcaaaacaaaaatagtagttagcTAATGCAAATGATAGcacagtgagagggggaggggtggagggtgggggtagagggggaggggtggagggtgggggtagagggtgagggggtggagggagggtgagaggggagggtgagggggtgggggagagggagtgggggggNNNNNNNNNNNNNNNNNNNNNNNNNNNNNNNNNNNNNNNNNNNNNNNNNNNNNNNNNNNNNNNNNNNNNNNNNNNNNNNNNNNNNNNNNNNNNNNNNNNNGGGGGGGGGGGATCGGGACAGCTTTGCCCCCACTCCAGCGGGCGGCCGCAGTCACCCTCCGGCAGCCGCTGCCTTTTGTCCGGGAGGCGGGCGGCACCCTTGTCCCGGGACAGCGGAGCCTCTGACCCGGGAGAGACGACCATCGCCTTGactcagccccagccccagcctggAATCCAGCCTCATGGCAGCGCGGAGTCAGGGATTTATCCCGGGACTGAGGTAGGGACAGACCCGGGAGgctgtttccccccccccactcagcGGCAGAGATTTGTAACCCGGGTGGAAGGGtgactgggagagagagatttATCCcgggacagacaggaggatttCCCCACCCACCCAGAGAGAGATTTATCCCAGGACAGACTGTGGAGACTCCCTgtcagagaggggggggagagagatttaTCCCgggacagacaggagggtttCCCCACCCACCCAGAGAGATTTATCCCGGGAGAGGAAGATTTATTCCAGGGCAGAGAGAGTTATCCCAGGATAGACAGGAGGATTTCCCCACCCAGAGAGATTTATCCCAGGACAGACAGGAGGATTCCCCCCCTACCCAGAGAGATTTATCCCAAGAGAGGAAGACTTATTCCAGGGCACAGAGATTTATCCCAGGACAGACTGTGGAGACTCCCTGTCAAAGAGGGGGGAGACAGATTTATCCCAGGACAGACAGGAGGatttccccccacccacccagagAGATTTATCCCAGGACAGATGGGAACCTGAGCGATTTCACGAAGTGCGTGCGTGTTCTCTGTGAATACCTGACGGTGGGAATCAGTGGGTGAGTCCAGGGAGATGAGtgtctgagagtgagtgaggttcagagagtgagtgtgtgagagtgagagtcgATTTGTCAGGGTCCAAGTGTGGGGTATTGAGTGTGAGGGTTCGAGTGTCCATAATGTGTCAGGGTGAAAGATTCGGCGTTTAGCCAAAGACCCGGGTCTGGTTCTGTCCTGCATGGTGATGCCTGTAAGTCACCACCTTTGAGGCCCCATTGATTTCCCCGTGAGACAGGTTGACCTGGGGGTGAAGCTGGTAGGTGCAGCAGGGGTTTAGGTGCCAGGGCTGGGCGGTGGAGAGTTTGTCCCCTTGACGATCCAccggggggggtgggtggagggtacTGAAAGTCCGCTATGACGTCCCCGCCTCAGTGGAAGGTTCAGCTGCTGGAGAGGAAGCGGAGGGATGAGGAAGAGGGGAGGCGCAGGGAGAAGGAAGAGCAGGAGAGACTGGCCAGAATTCCGGCCTGGAAGAGGGAGATCATCGAGAGGAGACGGGCCAGGCTGTGGCCTGGGTCCTCGCCGTCGGAAATCCCAGCCGAGGGACAGGCTGGGCCTAGCCCGACAGGCTGCACGGCCAAGATCGGGACAGACGGGACGGAGCCTGAGGCCTGCGTCACCGTAGCGACGGACAGCGTGGTGGTGTGGGAGAACATTGGGCCCCTGCGTCAGAACCACTTCATCCAGCGGGAGAAGCAGAGGAAGAGCGGTTTGGAGCTGGAGCAGGCCCCTCTGGGAGTCCCAGGGACTGAGCTGTCCAGCCAGGCCCCCGGGGTGACTGTTATACTGGGGGACGACATGACCATCATCGAGTCCAGGCCCGGGCTCCCGGGCACCAAGGGGAAGCCGCCGAGTGTGAACGGTGACGCGTGTCAGCCTGACCTCCGGTCCCCTTTGAGCAGGAGCGCCGAGGATCTGAACTGCTTTGGGAGGTGCCAGGCGGAGGTGGGAGCGGAGGGTCCAGGCCGGGGGAGGGTTACCCGGCTGCTGAGCAGATTCGGCCAGCGGGGGCGCCCTAGGGTGGCGGAGGGCGGGAGCGGGGAAGGGGTGGAGGCCCCGGCGAGGCCCTCCCGCTCCCGCAGCACGGAGAACATCCTGGAACGCCGGGGCCGCTCCGGGGCCGCCTCTTCCTCCGTCCCACCAGGGTGCGCTCACGCCCCGGGTCGGGGGCGCAGGCCTCAGTCCCGCTCGCCCCCGTCCCCTCCGCGCACGGTTTCTGCTttccgcagccgcttcgaggctCGGTCGGCAACAGAGACCCCGGGCCGGGCCTACCCTATCAGCGCAGAGGCCCAAGTCACTAGGCTGCGGTCCCGGGGGCTAGTtgaggagggtggaggaggaaggggagaaGGGGGGCAACCTGGGCCTGTTTCTGGGGACAGCAGGAGGCTGGATCCAAACGCAGGCTCCGGCCCAGCGGGGGACATCAAGGCCGAACCCGGGGAGGCCCAGGCTCTGGCCGATGGGGAGGCCGTGCCCTCCGAGCAGCCGCAGCAGCCTCAGTTGGAGGCCTCCGCTCCactcctcctctcctcccccacctcccctgaAAACGTCAGCGCTCTCAGCTCTCCCAGGCCGCAGCAGCCTGTCAGTGCGGCTTCCTCTTCCTGTGCAGAGCAGgcccctgctgctgctgctgcttcctGCCTTCCTGCCATCACTTCTGCCGCGGCGACAGACCGGAGATACACCGGGGAGGCTGGCCCCTCAGGCGGGCAGCCTGTGCCAGGCCCTGAGAAGCCCGCCGTCCCCGATCCCGGGCCGGAGCCAGACGTCACTCAGGGGGAGCCCAGCATCGACATGAGCGGGCCCCAGCCTCCCACTGCCGGCCCCCGGGAAGTGAGGCTTCCGGCCTTCACCGTCCTAGCCAGCCgcggaaggggagggggagggggcgccCGGGATACGGAGGGCACTACCGATGGAGGGCTGGGCCTGAAGGGTACCTGGTCACCCACGCCCTCCAGGCATGCCGCTGGGGCGGTAACGGAGGATGGCGAGGGGAGGCTGCGACCCACCTTCTCCCCTGCCCCCCAGCGCAAGTCGGGCAGGACCATCACCATCAATCCCCGCAAGATGGCGACCAGCAAGACCCCACCCTCTGGCAACGCCACGATGACAGAGAATGGCACCTCGGGGACACCGCCCGCAGTCTCGCCAGCTACTCCGGCAAAGAAACGGTATCCGACGGCAGAGGAAATCCAGGTGATCGGTGGCTACCTGACCCTGCAGAGGTCGTGCCTGGTCAAGTCTGGCATCAGTCGGGGGAAGGTAAGAGGCATGCTCAGCGAATCGGGCAATGGGGCACACCTGGAAGGTGGGCACTGGAGGTGGGTGAGGTGGGGTTAGTGTGAGGGGGACGATCATCAAGAGTTTAAGCTGTAAAGACCCCAAAAGGTCAATCT
This region includes:
- the LOC132832495 gene encoding phostensin-like, with product MTSPPQWKVQLLERKRRDEEEGRRREKEEQERLARIPAWKREIIERRRARLWPGSSPSEIPAEGQAGPSPTGCTAKIGTDGTEPEACVTVATDSVVVWENIGPLRQNHFIQREKQRKSGLELEQAPLGVPGTELSSQAPGVTVILGDDMTIIESRPGLPGTKGKPPSVNGDACQPDLRSPLSRSAEDLNCFGRCQAEVGAEGPGRGRVTRLLSRFGQRGRPRVAEGGSGEGVEAPARPSRSRSTENILERRGRSGAASSSVPPGCAHAPGRGRRPQSRSPPSPPRTVSAFRSRFEARSATETPGRAYPISAEAQVTRLRSRGLVEEGGGGRGEGGQPGPVSGDSRRLDPNAGSGPAGDIKAEPGEAQALADGEAVPSEQPQQPQLEASAPLLLSSPTSPENVSALSSPRPQQPVSAASSSCAEQAPAAAAASCLPAITSAAATDRRYTGEAGPSGGQPVPGPEKPAVPDPGPEPDVTQGEPSIDMSGPQPPTAGPREVRLPAFTVLASRGRGGGGGARDTEGTTDGGLGLKGTWSPTPSRHAAGAVTEDGEGRLRPTFSPAPQRKSGRTITINPRKMATSKTPPSGNATMTENGTSGTPPAVSPATPAKKRYPTAEEIQVIGGYLTLQRSCLVKSGISRGKFSISFNDGELETTFEYPSELALLSELGPDSEETPAAVTSRNREPANTTAADDEDEEEVEEGVLARRLGVDKTSSVGAAVRRKPLLVDGNYRR